A window of Macrotis lagotis isolate mMagLag1 chromosome X, bilby.v1.9.chrom.fasta, whole genome shotgun sequence contains these coding sequences:
- the TRIR gene encoding telomerase RNA component interacting RNase isoform X2 produces MAARGRRAEPPGREPAGPAGGGAGGGGGSRWPGPGGAGAEAGAGSGAGEEEEDAAAASGPASGGVNLFANDGSFLELFKRKMEEEEERRRQRQQQQGPDEPPAPPGAAAAAPAGAGEPKKRSGPGGQAERREQASPQDRNSSQEAEDGG; encoded by the exons ATGGCGGCCCGAGGGAGACGGGCGGAGCCTCCGGGCCGGGAGCCGGCGGGCCCCGCGGGCGGCGGCGCCGGCGGGGGCGGCGGGAGCCGGTGGCCCGggccgggcggggccggggccgaggCCGGGGCGGGCTCGGGGgccggggaggaggaggaggacgcgGCGGCGGCGTCGGGCCCGGCCTCGGGGGGCGTGAACCTGTTCGCCAACGACGGCAGCTTCCTGGAGCTGTTCAAGcggaagatggaggaggaggaggagcggcggcggcagcggcagcagcagcagggcCCGGACGAGCCGCCCGCGCCCCcgggggccgccgccgccgctccggcCGGCGCCGGCGAGCCGAAGAAGAGGAGCGGGCCCG GTGGGCAAGCGGAGAGGCGGGAACAAGCTAGCCCTCAAGACAGGAATAGTAGCCAAGAAGCAGAAGACGGAGGATGA
- the TRIR gene encoding telomerase RNA component interacting RNase isoform X1, with protein sequence MAARGRRAEPPGREPAGPAGGGAGGGGGSRWPGPGGAGAEAGAGSGAGEEEEDAAAASGPASGGVNLFANDGSFLELFKRKMEEEEERRRQRQQQQGPDEPPAPPGAAAAAPAGAGEPKKRSGPGPAALSFVGKRRGGNKLALKTGIVAKKQKTEDEVMTSKGDAWAKYMAEVKKYKAHQCSDDDKTRPLVK encoded by the exons ATGGCGGCCCGAGGGAGACGGGCGGAGCCTCCGGGCCGGGAGCCGGCGGGCCCCGCGGGCGGCGGCGCCGGCGGGGGCGGCGGGAGCCGGTGGCCCGggccgggcggggccggggccgaggCCGGGGCGGGCTCGGGGgccggggaggaggaggaggacgcgGCGGCGGCGTCGGGCCCGGCCTCGGGGGGCGTGAACCTGTTCGCCAACGACGGCAGCTTCCTGGAGCTGTTCAAGcggaagatggaggaggaggaggagcggcggcggcagcggcagcagcagcagggcCCGGACGAGCCGCCCGCGCCCCcgggggccgccgccgccgctccggcCGGCGCCGGCGAGCCGAAGAAGAGGAGCGGGCCCGGCCCGGCGGCGCTCAGCTTC GTGGGCAAGCGGAGAGGCGGGAACAAGCTAGCCCTCAAGACAGGAATAGTAGCCAAGAAGCAGAAGACGGAGGATGAG GTTATGACAAGTAAAGGAGACGCTTGGGCCAAGTACATGGCGGAAGTGAAA